The following are encoded in a window of Microcaecilia unicolor chromosome 7, aMicUni1.1, whole genome shotgun sequence genomic DNA:
- the LOC115474167 gene encoding protein orai-2-like — MVEVQIQDDYEYHWGLLIAFIACTTILVAVHLFALMISTCILPNIEAVSNIHNLNSVNESPHERMHRYIELAWGFSTALGLFLFLAEVVLLCWVKFLPVGAPREKMPSTTSTEGPVVGEEYWAGWIAALASTIIMVPVGIVFIIFAIHFYRSLVGHKTDRYQQELEELNMIKYQLDGEDTTLQTV; from the coding sequence ATGGTGGAGGTACAGATTCAGGATGATTATGAATACCACTGGGGTCTCCTCATTGCCTTCATTGCCTGTACCACCATCCTGGTAGCTGTGCATCTCTTTGCCCTGATGATCAGCACCTGTATCCTACCCAACATTGAGGCAGTCAGCAATATTCATAACCTCAACTCAGTGAACGAATCCCCACATGAGCGCATGCACCGCTACATTGAGCTAGCCTGGGGATTTTCCACTGCCTTAGGCCTCTTCCTCTTCTTGGCTGAGGTGGTGCTCCTTTGCTGGGTGAAGTTCCTGCCAGTGGGGGCTCCCAGGGAAAAGATGCCTTCCACTACCAGTACTGAAGGCCCTGTGGTTGGTGAGGAGTACTGGGCTGGCTGGATTGCAGCCTTGGCATCTACTATCATCATGGTCCCTGTAGGAATAGTCTTTATCATCTTTGCCATACACTTCTACCGCTCTCTTGTGGGCCACAAGACAGACCGGTATCAGCAGGAGCTTGAAGAGCTCAACATGATCAAGTACCAGCTTGATGGGGAGGACACAACCCTGCAGACTGTATGA